A window of the Deferrivibrio essentukiensis genome harbors these coding sequences:
- a CDS encoding tetratricopeptide repeat protein, giving the protein MDESQKSRYLRDIEYFSKKLEENPKSKVFMPLAMAYLKLEKYDETIEICTKGLDNNPDYIAAKTILAQAFLGKGMLNEAKGLLLEVATFSKDNHRANKLLGEIYRAEGNVEKAIYYYRTASMNSPEDLELRRLIEELAMTVDATPKGLDDITDEKPDTEEVSLKEETDEEPSDLTEVAEDLADEVIEDIKRGEEADIDIFEVEAQLEELINEGEYEKALEYVNEKLQFNPDLLNKKVAEINAYLHKENVAQEEILVPEESLNEIEGLEEIGDLNLDVEPLDKIEDFTADEQLDFAEEKVVEEELGLEEGLVLNDLEPESKPESESESKSEDMTVRDTGSYSGYGDKSETEENFEDVKSEDATEDKLTESELDVDFDKKLEQLEPVNPNMEAIEKLENWLENISKVKEKRNV; this is encoded by the coding sequence ATGGACGAAAGCCAAAAATCAAGATATTTAAGAGATATCGAATACTTTTCAAAAAAATTAGAGGAAAATCCCAAGTCTAAAGTTTTTATGCCTTTGGCTATGGCATACTTAAAGCTTGAAAAGTATGATGAAACAATTGAGATTTGCACAAAAGGATTGGATAACAATCCGGATTATATCGCTGCAAAGACAATTCTTGCTCAGGCTTTTTTAGGAAAAGGTATGCTAAATGAAGCAAAGGGACTTCTTTTGGAAGTTGCCACCTTTTCAAAAGATAACCATAGGGCTAACAAACTTCTTGGTGAAATTTATAGAGCCGAAGGAAATGTAGAGAAGGCAATCTACTATTATAGAACAGCATCTATGAATTCACCTGAAGATTTGGAATTAAGAAGGCTTATTGAAGAATTGGCAATGACTGTAGATGCTACCCCTAAAGGGTTGGACGATATCACGGATGAAAAACCCGACACTGAAGAAGTATCTTTAAAAGAGGAAACTGATGAAGAGCCATCCGATTTAACTGAAGTAGCCGAAGACCTTGCGGATGAAGTTATCGAAGATATAAAGAGAGGGGAAGAAGCAGATATAGATATTTTTGAGGTTGAGGCTCAGCTTGAAGAGCTTATAAATGAAGGGGAGTATGAGAAAGCCTTAGAATATGTGAACGAAAAGCTTCAATTTAATCCTGATTTGTTAAATAAAAAAGTTGCGGAAATAAATGCTTATTTGCACAAGGAGAATGTTGCGCAGGAAGAAATATTGGTGCCTGAAGAGTCTCTAAATGAAATAGAAGGATTAGAGGAAATAGGGGATTTAAACTTAGATGTTGAGCCACTTGATAAAATTGAAGACTTCACAGCAGATGAACAGTTGGATTTTGCAGAAGAGAAAGTGGTAGAAGAAGAGCTTGGTTTAGAAGAGGGGTTAGTGCTGAATGACCTTGAGCCCGAAAGTAAGCCTGAAAGTGAGTCCGAAAGTAAATCTGAAGACATGACTGTTAGGGATACTGGTAGCTATTCTGGTTATGGAGATAAAAGTGAAACAGAGGAAAATTTTGAAGATGTCAAGTCTGAGGACGCTACAGAAGATAAACTAACCGAGAGTGAACTTGACGTTGATTTTGATAAAAAGCTTGAACAACTTGAGCCTGTTAATCCTAACATGGAAGCAATTGAGAAGCTTGAAAATTGGCTTGAAAATATCAGCAAAGTAAAAGAGAAGAGAAATGTTTGA
- a CDS encoding roadblock/LC7 domain-containing protein, translated as MFDKILKFIASSVKGVKVLAIFDRDGIIVSKLDNKERTAEEIAAEFSSVLKYIDKVTTFLITGKMEKMYIDCDTEGFYLHKINNYYYLVAVIDKTTILGKLKYVVTSLEPKFKKELDF; from the coding sequence ATGTTTGACAAAATATTAAAATTTATTGCCTCTTCTGTTAAAGGGGTGAAAGTTTTGGCGATATTTGATAGAGATGGAATAATAGTAAGTAAACTTGACAATAAAGAAAGGACAGCTGAAGAGATAGCTGCAGAGTTTTCTTCAGTTTTAAAATATATTGATAAAGTTACCACCTTTCTTATTACGGGAAAGATGGAAAAAATGTATATAGATTGCGATACGGAAGGGTTTTACTTGCATAAAATTAATAACTATTACTACCTTGTTGCTGTAATTGATAAAACAACTATTTTAGGGAAATTGAAATATGTTGTTACCTCACTGGAGCCAAAGTTTAAAAAGGAGCTGGACTTTTAA
- the aroQ gene encoding type II 3-dehydroquinate dehydratase, translated as MKRVLVINGPNLNMLGQREPSVYGNTTYEELVSIIKNHCESKNIYVEVFQSNHEGDIIERIHKSKDFDALVINAGAYTHTSIAIRDALAAVNIPFIEVHISNIYKRETFRHKSMLSDLAVGLITGLGIRGYLYAIDYFADIN; from the coding sequence ATGAAAAGGGTGCTTGTTATAAATGGACCGAATTTAAATATGCTCGGTCAGCGTGAACCATCGGTTTATGGCAATACTACGTACGAAGAGCTTGTGTCGATTATAAAGAATCATTGTGAGAGTAAAAATATATATGTAGAGGTTTTTCAGTCTAACCATGAGGGTGATATTATTGAAAGGATTCATAAATCTAAAGATTTTGATGCATTAGTAATCAATGCGGGTGCCTATACACATACGAGCATTGCCATAAGGGATGCACTTGCTGCAGTAAATATACCGTTTATAGAAGTGCATATATCAAACATTTACAAAAGAGAAACTTTTAGACATAAATCTATGTTATCGGACTTGGCTGTAGGGCTTATAACAGGTCTTGGAATACGTGGTTATCTATATGCAATAGACTACTTTGCGGATATTAATTAA
- a CDS encoding M24 family metallopeptidase, whose translation MEKLNTLFKQLENQGMLPYFVTNLSHIYYLSNFTGSTAYILIDENGFEFITDGRYKNQIENEIDKAFKRVIVENYNRHFEKIAERYKKMYVDFKTPLDLYTKLKKNSDVIVDLNDIIGQLRLVKSENEIAVIKKAYEIAAGAFTDAISEFQFGETENVWAAKLEYNMKVRGARRPSFDTIIASGHRGALPHGIASGKKIDLAEPVIVDYGAFINYCSDITRMIYSGNDKEVLEIIDIVNSARMLAIESIREGKKACEIDAIARDFIEKKGYGQFFNHGLGHGVGIDVHEKPSLNPFDETVLKAGMIITIEPGIYFENNFGVRIEDTVLVTENGCEILSSMLERHFYKIN comes from the coding sequence ATGGAAAAATTGAATACCCTTTTTAAGCAGCTTGAAAATCAAGGTATGCTTCCCTATTTTGTGACCAATCTTTCGCATATATACTATTTATCTAACTTTACAGGGTCAACCGCTTATATACTCATTGATGAAAATGGGTTTGAGTTTATAACTGACGGAAGGTATAAGAATCAAATAGAGAATGAAATAGATAAAGCTTTCAAGAGAGTGATTGTCGAAAACTACAATAGACATTTTGAAAAAATTGCTGAAAGATATAAAAAAATGTATGTAGATTTTAAAACGCCTCTGGATTTATATACGAAACTGAAGAAAAATTCAGATGTTATTGTTGACTTAAATGATATTATTGGGCAGTTAAGGCTGGTTAAAAGTGAAAATGAAATCGCTGTCATAAAAAAAGCATATGAAATTGCTGCAGGGGCATTTACAGATGCAATAAGTGAGTTTCAATTTGGTGAAACTGAAAATGTATGGGCAGCAAAGTTAGAATATAATATGAAAGTCAGGGGTGCAAGAAGGCCCAGCTTTGATACAATCATTGCATCTGGGCATAGAGGAGCTTTGCCACACGGTATAGCATCTGGTAAGAAAATAGATTTAGCTGAGCCCGTGATTGTCGATTATGGTGCTTTTATAAATTATTGCAGCGATATTACGAGGATGATTTATAGCGGTAATGATAAAGAGGTGCTTGAGATTATTGATATTGTAAATAGTGCCAGGATGTTGGCAATTGAAAGTATTAGAGAGGGGAAGAAAGCTTGCGAAATAGATGCGATTGCGAGGGATTTTATAGAAAAGAAAGGGTATGGGCAGTTTTTTAACCATGGACTTGGCCACGGGGTAGGGATTGATGTGCACGAAAAACCGTCATTAAACCCATTTGATGAGACAGTTTTAAAGGCAGGTATGATTATAACCATTGAGCCGGGCATATATTTTGAAAACAATTTTGGTGTAAGGATTGAAGATACCGTTTTAGTAACTGAAAATGGTTGTGAAATTTTAAGCTCTATGTTAGAGAGACATTTTTATAAAATAAATTAG
- the efp gene encoding elongation factor P, which produces MPVTPNQFKRGLKIQVDGEPYSVVDYLHIKMGRGGANVRTKMKSLLTGNVIERTFKSDEKIDQPDFEEKQMQYLYNDGNVYYFMDNETYEQVEIPASEVGDAALFMPENTMVLVQVFNQKPIGIVLPNFVELEVVETDPGLKGDTVSGGSKPAKLSTGGVINVPLFINEGDVLKIDTRDGSYIERVKTSK; this is translated from the coding sequence ATGCCAGTAACTCCAAATCAGTTTAAAAGAGGTTTAAAAATTCAAGTTGATGGTGAACCATACTCTGTAGTTGATTATCTTCATATAAAGATGGGCAGAGGCGGTGCAAACGTCAGAACAAAAATGAAAAGCCTTTTAACAGGCAATGTAATCGAAAGGACTTTCAAGTCTGATGAAAAAATTGATCAGCCTGATTTTGAAGAAAAGCAGATGCAGTATCTTTACAATGATGGAAATGTTTACTACTTTATGGATAATGAAACGTATGAGCAGGTGGAGATTCCTGCTAGTGAAGTAGGGGATGCAGCACTTTTTATGCCTGAGAATACTATGGTGCTTGTTCAGGTGTTTAACCAAAAACCAATTGGAATTGTATTGCCAAATTTTGTGGAGCTTGAGGTTGTGGAAACAGACCCAGGTCTTAAGGGTGATACTGTCAGCGGTGGCTCAAAGCCTGCAAAGCTTAGCACCGGCGGAGTAATAAATGTTCCTCTCTTTATAAATGAAGGGGATGTATTGAAAATAGATACAAGAGATGGAAGCTATATAGAAAGGGTAAAAACATCTAAGTAA
- the accB gene encoding acetyl-CoA carboxylase biotin carboxyl carrier protein, with the protein MDIKDLKDLIKFLDKSGFTEFEYESDDFRIFLSKQVNVAAPQVMQPTFMQPVTQTLPQQSAQTTENIATAPKTENVASNPNHIEIKSPIVGTFYEAPAPGAEPFVREGDIVKKGKTLCIIEAMKIMNEIEAEFDCKIVKKVGVNAEPVEYGETIFIVEKV; encoded by the coding sequence ATGGATATTAAAGATTTAAAAGATTTAATCAAATTTTTGGACAAATCGGGTTTTACTGAGTTTGAATATGAAAGTGATGACTTTAGAATATTTTTATCAAAACAGGTTAATGTTGCCGCACCTCAAGTTATGCAACCAACATTTATGCAACCGGTAACGCAGACTTTACCTCAACAGTCAGCCCAAACTACTGAGAATATTGCAACTGCTCCTAAAACAGAAAATGTCGCATCAAATCCAAATCATATAGAAATAAAGTCACCAATTGTTGGGACTTTCTATGAAGCTCCAGCGCCAGGTGCTGAGCCATTTGTCAGAGAGGGTGATATCGTTAAAAAAGGGAAAACACTCTGTATTATTGAAGCTATGAAAATTATGAATGAGATAGAGGCTGAGTTTGATTGCAAGATAGTAAAAAAGGTTGGGGTAAATGCCGAGCCTGTAGAGTATGGTGAGACGATTTTTATAGTTGAAAAAGTCTAA
- the accC gene encoding acetyl-CoA carboxylase biotin carboxylase subunit — MFKKVLIANRGEIALRIIRACKELGIETVAVYSDVDRESLHVAFADEAVCIGPRASKDSYLNIRNIISAAEIADVDAIHPGYGFLAENADFAKICEECGFKFIGPSAEHIDLMGNKSKAKDCMKSFGVPVVPGSDGPVKDSAEALQIAKEIGFPVMIKASAGGGGKGMRVAHNDVTFVKNFEMAQSEAQNAFGNGEVYIEKFIEEPRHIEIQVFGDGKGNSWHFFERECSIQRRHQKLLEEAPSPFLTDRLRQKMGEVSLQAVSKLKYENAGTIEYLVDKNGNFYFMEMNTRIQVEHPVTEMVTGIDLVKLQLMIASGEDIDLKQSDIKIHGHAIEFRINAEDPETFTPSPGLIDALYTPGGLGVRVDSAVYQDYTILPFYDSMIGKLIVFGNDRAEAIERGKRALGEYVLKGVKTTIPLHLKILDNHKFRSGEFSTDFIDRHFK; from the coding sequence ATGTTTAAAAAAGTACTTATTGCCAATAGAGGTGAAATTGCACTTAGAATTATTAGGGCATGCAAAGAGCTTGGAATTGAAACGGTAGCAGTGTATTCCGATGTGGATAGGGAGTCTCTCCATGTGGCATTTGCCGATGAGGCTGTATGTATTGGGCCAAGAGCCAGTAAAGATAGCTATCTCAATATTAGAAACATTATTTCTGCAGCCGAGATTGCTGATGTGGATGCAATACATCCCGGCTACGGTTTTTTGGCTGAAAACGCTGACTTTGCAAAAATCTGTGAGGAATGCGGTTTTAAGTTTATAGGGCCTTCTGCAGAGCATATTGATTTGATGGGTAATAAATCAAAAGCAAAAGATTGTATGAAATCTTTTGGTGTTCCGGTTGTCCCAGGTAGTGACGGCCCGGTCAAGGATTCTGCCGAAGCTCTACAGATAGCAAAAGAGATTGGATTTCCTGTTATGATAAAGGCTTCTGCAGGCGGTGGCGGAAAAGGGATGAGGGTTGCTCATAATGATGTTACTTTTGTGAAGAATTTTGAGATGGCTCAGAGTGAGGCACAAAATGCTTTTGGCAATGGGGAAGTTTATATTGAAAAATTTATTGAAGAACCAAGACATATAGAAATACAAGTTTTTGGGGACGGTAAAGGGAATAGCTGGCATTTTTTTGAAAGGGAGTGCTCAATTCAAAGAAGGCATCAAAAGCTTTTGGAAGAAGCCCCAAGCCCTTTTTTGACAGACAGACTAAGACAAAAGATGGGGGAAGTTTCTTTACAGGCTGTTTCCAAACTTAAGTATGAAAATGCGGGTACCATAGAGTATTTGGTCGATAAAAATGGTAATTTCTATTTTATGGAAATGAACACAAGGATACAGGTTGAGCATCCTGTTACAGAGATGGTTACGGGTATTGACTTGGTTAAATTGCAACTTATGATTGCTTCCGGCGAAGATATAGACCTTAAGCAGAGCGACATTAAAATTCATGGTCATGCCATTGAATTTAGAATAAATGCAGAAGACCCTGAAACTTTTACTCCATCTCCGGGCTTAATAGATGCACTTTATACTCCAGGCGGATTAGGCGTAAGGGTAGATTCTGCCGTTTATCAAGATTATACTATACTCCCTTTTTATGACTCTATGATTGGTAAATTGATTGTTTTTGGGAATGACAGGGCTGAAGCGATAGAAAGAGGGAAAAGAGCTTTAGGTGAGTATGTATTAAAAGGGGTCAAGACAACGATTCCTTTACATTTAAAAATTCTTGACAATCATAAGTTTAGAAGTGGCGAATTTTCCACTGACTTTATAGATAGGCATTTTAAGTGA
- a CDS encoding tetratricopeptide repeat protein, which yields MKNIFLLLLILNFFGCATVSNAISDSANYDKEFLTATYYFNSQEYDKAAKIYENILKNNKDSYVAVKLTETYLAKKDTEKAKNLLESFLDDKRFKNDPELNFYMGKLYIEYLNKLNEGRKYIEVATEYSDKLEYLEYLARVLEAGEDYSAAINIYTKLINKTNDSEYYYKRGFLYIKLGIVKDGVNDLIKADEIVPNLRARLMLSDVYINQKEYEKAAEYLEKAISLNSNFPSIKIKLAEVYKQLGDNKKYISLLESLVDDYSGKERVYVLRQIAASFYEIKDYDNALKYFKLILQDSPEDTQALFYTGIAYEAKGETDKAIEYYEKAYNVRNDYSEPLKRIAYLLFVKKEYDKAVNYLDKVEDTGKDIEFFRLKAAIYENNGDIEKAIAIVNEGLNKNPESEELLFTYAILKEKKKDYDEVVKTLKKLIEINPKSPTYLNFLGYLYADMGINLDEAYDLIKSALKYEPNNAAYLDSMAWVLYKMKKYEEAYDYQRKALKISPEEKEMREHMQSIMKALNINKSIEDVIKE from the coding sequence GTGAAAAATATTTTTTTGCTGTTGTTAATTCTAAATTTTTTTGGTTGTGCTACGGTAAGCAATGCCATTTCGGATAGCGCCAACTATGATAAAGAGTTTTTAACGGCTACTTACTATTTTAATAGTCAAGAGTATGATAAAGCGGCCAAAATTTATGAAAATATATTAAAAAATAATAAAGACAGTTATGTTGCGGTTAAGCTGACGGAAACTTATCTTGCTAAGAAAGACACCGAGAAGGCAAAAAATCTCCTTGAATCTTTTTTGGATGATAAGAGATTTAAGAATGACCCAGAATTAAATTTTTACATGGGCAAACTTTATATCGAATACCTTAATAAACTCAACGAGGGAAGGAAATATATAGAAGTTGCAACCGAGTATTCCGATAAACTGGAGTATTTAGAGTATTTGGCCAGGGTGTTAGAAGCAGGGGAAGATTATTCTGCTGCTATTAATATTTATACCAAGTTAATTAATAAGACGAATGATTCGGAATATTACTATAAAAGAGGATTTTTGTATATTAAACTTGGAATAGTTAAAGACGGAGTTAATGACCTTATTAAGGCTGATGAAATAGTGCCAAATTTGAGAGCAAGATTGATGCTGTCAGATGTTTACATCAATCAAAAAGAGTATGAAAAAGCAGCGGAATATTTGGAAAAGGCCATTAGTCTTAATTCAAATTTCCCAAGCATCAAAATTAAACTTGCTGAGGTGTATAAGCAGCTTGGCGACAATAAAAAATATATAAGTTTGCTCGAGAGCTTGGTAGATGATTATAGCGGAAAAGAAAGGGTTTATGTTTTAAGACAGATAGCGGCCTCATTTTATGAGATTAAAGATTATGACAATGCATTAAAATATTTCAAACTTATACTTCAGGATTCTCCTGAAGACACGCAGGCACTTTTTTATACGGGCATAGCATATGAGGCAAAAGGGGAAACTGATAAGGCGATAGAATATTATGAGAAAGCTTACAACGTTAGAAATGACTATAGTGAGCCATTAAAAAGGATAGCCTATCTGCTTTTTGTTAAAAAAGAGTATGATAAGGCTGTTAACTATTTAGATAAGGTGGAAGACACAGGAAAAGATATAGAGTTTTTCAGACTAAAAGCAGCCATCTATGAAAATAACGGGGATATTGAAAAAGCAATTGCTATTGTAAATGAGGGACTGAATAAAAATCCTGAAAGTGAAGAGCTTCTTTTTACATATGCTATTTTAAAAGAAAAGAAAAAGGATTACGATGAAGTTGTAAAAACTCTTAAAAAATTAATTGAAATAAACCCTAAGAGCCCTACTTATCTTAATTTTCTTGGATACCTTTACGCCGATATGGGGATAAATCTTGATGAAGCATATGATTTAATTAAAAGTGCTTTAAAGTACGAGCCTAACAACGCAGCTTATCTTGATAGTATGGCTTGGGTATTGTATAAAATGAAAAAATATGAAGAGGCTTATGACTACCAGCGAAAGGCACTTAAAATTTCCCCTGAAGAGAAAGAGATGAGAGAGCATATGCAGTCAATTATGAAGGCGTTAAATATAAATAAATCTATTGAAGATGTTATTAAAGAATAA
- the ispE gene encoding 4-(cytidine 5'-diphospho)-2-C-methyl-D-erythritol kinase: MIITSKSYAKINIFLNVLNKRDDGFHNIETLFSKIDLYDLLVAQRADEFSITVNDESIPTGESNIIYKVYNTLQKKLNINLPGVKVKLIKNIPSGAGLGGGSSNAATFLNILDELFSLNLTLDLKLSILSQVGSDTCFFLYDKPMIGKGRGEILDDAPGLPFMYILLVKPNIFVSTAEIYQNLKLKLTFNKEVFRMRHILSLQDVLKIMNNDLENVAISRYRLLQTVKEEIINSGALKAMLSGSGATVFGIFNSSSLLDKAYNYFRNRYPDYFIYRTNNI; this comes from the coding sequence ATGATTATTACATCTAAAAGTTATGCGAAAATAAATATTTTTTTAAATGTGTTAAATAAGCGTGATGACGGGTTTCACAATATAGAAACACTTTTTAGTAAAATAGATTTGTATGATCTTTTGGTTGCCCAAAGGGCTGATGAGTTTTCTATAACAGTCAATGACGAGAGTATTCCAACAGGTGAAAGTAATATAATCTATAAGGTTTATAATACACTTCAGAAAAAACTAAATATCAACCTTCCTGGCGTAAAAGTGAAGCTAATAAAAAATATACCCTCAGGGGCAGGGTTAGGTGGCGGCAGCAGTAACGCTGCAACTTTTTTAAATATATTAGATGAATTATTTTCCCTGAACCTAACACTTGATTTAAAACTCAGTATACTTTCCCAAGTGGGCTCAGATACGTGTTTCTTTCTTTATGATAAGCCGATGATAGGTAAGGGGAGGGGTGAAATTTTAGATGATGCCCCCGGACTCCCTTTTATGTATATACTTTTAGTCAAGCCTAATATTTTTGTATCAACTGCAGAAATCTACCAAAATCTAAAATTAAAGTTGACATTCAATAAAGAAGTTTTTAGAATGCGCCACATTTTAAGCCTACAAGATGTTTTAAAAATAATGAATAACGATTTAGAAAATGTCGCTATTAGCAGATATAGGCTACTTCAAACAGTTAAGGAAGAAATCATTAATTCCGGAGCTTTAAAAGCTATGTTAAGTGGGAGTGGAGCAACTGTGTTTGGAATTTTTAACTCAAGCTCACTTTTGGATAAGGCATATAATTATTTTAGAAACAGATACCCAGATTATTTTATATATAGGACAAATAATATCTAA
- a CDS encoding ribose-phosphate pyrophosphokinase encodes MDFLVFAGNSNRPLAEGITKRLGQRLGDATVSKFSDGEIFIRINESVRGRDVFLIQSTSAPAEVHMMEMMIMVDALKRASANSITAVMPYFGYARQDRTTEPRVPITAKLVANLLTTSGIDRIVTMDLHAGQIQGFFDIPVDNLYATPIITNYLKEKGACGESYVVLSPDAGGVPRARGYAKILDTSLAIIDKRRTGPNVAKAMHVVGDVKGKKVIIIDDMIDTAGTLTEAASAVIEQGAKSVIAAATHGVLSGPALERIINSKLEEVVITDTINASKEVLNNGKIKVLSTANLFAESILRIYKKESISSLFNY; translated from the coding sequence ATGGATTTTTTAGTTTTTGCAGGTAATTCAAACAGGCCTTTGGCAGAAGGTATTACCAAAAGACTCGGTCAAAGATTGGGTGACGCTACTGTGAGTAAATTTAGCGACGGTGAGATTTTTATAAGAATTAATGAAAGTGTTAGAGGACGAGATGTATTTTTAATACAGTCAACATCAGCTCCTGCCGAAGTCCACATGATGGAAATGATGATAATGGTAGATGCATTGAAAAGGGCATCTGCAAACTCTATTACTGCAGTTATGCCTTACTTTGGTTATGCAAGGCAGGACAGGACTACCGAGCCAAGAGTGCCAATAACTGCAAAACTTGTAGCAAATCTGCTTACCACATCAGGTATAGATAGAATTGTTACTATGGATTTGCATGCGGGGCAGATTCAGGGATTTTTTGATATTCCGGTGGACAACCTTTATGCAACCCCTATTATCACCAACTATCTTAAAGAAAAAGGGGCTTGTGGTGAAAGTTATGTGGTTTTGTCTCCTGATGCAGGTGGAGTGCCAAGGGCAAGAGGCTACGCCAAAATATTGGATACTTCCCTTGCTATTATTGATAAAAGGCGTACAGGCCCCAATGTTGCAAAGGCTATGCATGTAGTAGGGGATGTAAAAGGCAAAAAAGTAATTATTATAGATGATATGATTGATACTGCTGGGACATTGACTGAAGCTGCCTCAGCAGTGATTGAGCAAGGGGCAAAATCTGTTATTGCGGCAGCAACTCATGGTGTATTAAGCGGACCGGCTCTCGAGAGAATTATCAATAGCAAGCTTGAAGAGGTTGTTATCACCGATACGATAAATGCCAGCAAAGAGGTTTTGAACAACGGTAAAATAAAAGTACTCTCAACTGCAAATCTTTTTGCAGAATCTATTTTGAGAATTTATAAAAAAGAGAGCATAAGTTCATTATTTAATTATTAA
- the pth gene encoding aminoacyl-tRNA hydrolase, translating to MSDKYLIVGLGNPGAEYALTRHNIGFMVLDLLAEHFRLNFKGGFKGDYAVADIYGKRVYFLKPQTYMNLSGDSVASLANYFKIESENTLVVHDDLDMEFGKFKLKLGGSAGGHNGIRSIIACLNTEKFIRGKCGIGRPNVSGRNYVLGKFTQEEFDKLDEFLSIAKDAIICYLNCGLKEAMNSFNNKNIKKEEN from the coding sequence ATGTCTGATAAGTATTTAATAGTAGGCTTAGGCAATCCGGGGGCAGAATATGCCCTTACCCGCCACAATATTGGTTTTATGGTTTTGGATTTGTTGGCAGAGCATTTTCGTTTGAACTTTAAAGGCGGATTCAAGGGGGATTATGCAGTTGCTGATATTTATGGGAAAAGGGTGTATTTCCTAAAACCTCAAACCTATATGAATCTAAGCGGTGATTCGGTTGCAAGTCTTGCAAATTATTTTAAGATTGAGAGTGAAAATACACTTGTTGTTCATGACGATTTGGATATGGAGTTTGGAAAGTTTAAACTTAAACTCGGAGGGTCAGCGGGCGGACACAACGGTATAAGGTCTATTATTGCTTGTCTTAATACAGAAAAATTCATCAGGGGGAAGTGTGGGATAGGCAGACCTAATGTGAGCGGAAGGAATTATGTGCTTGGAAAATTTACTCAAGAAGAGTTTGATAAACTTGATGAGTTTTTGAGTATTGCAAAAGATGCAATAATATGCTACCTCAATTGCGGCCTAAAAGAAGCAATGAATAGCTTTAATAATAAAAATATTAAGAAGGAGGAAAACTAA